A region from the Lolium rigidum isolate FL_2022 unplaced genomic scaffold, APGP_CSIRO_Lrig_0.1 contig_1215_1, whole genome shotgun sequence genome encodes:
- the LOC124680300 gene encoding BTB/POZ domain-containing protein POB1-like gives MAGAEGSSTAAEMEVDLELSRGGEGPSFEFEFAFNSQNFSDRLLRIEVVASEDAGGRSLPEPDSSRHEEKDTPLLRVKTVYINSAILAARSPFFLKLFSNGMKESDQTHPTLRIANSEENAVMELLSFMYNGKLTTPEPARLLDILMAADKFEVLSCMRLCSQLLAKLPMTTESALLYLDHACSISMASEVHCLIVRAKKFLANKYKNYTKFQHELMNFPLVGIEAIFSSTDLHVTIEDNIYMFMLTWARARYPELEERRTILSSHLLPLVRFSHMSCARLQKVLTCTDDDIDHDQVNKVITTVLLHKAYPAHVHGVLGADATTCWQFAERTYMCKPVKVVAFDGPCPQVIAYWDLKREECARLFQPGQIISHPLNLAGLDFTLVARCNIDQPSGLYSFGLFLVIIEKLKGSVTVDYEFAARTRGSGKFVTRFESKNTFTGSLMIGCDDVFGIPWKMFIADDNLFIDDVLHLRADWRVLEQQELQA, from the exons ATGGCCGGCGCGGAAGGGTCGTCGACGGCAGCGGAGATGGAAGTGGACCTGGAGCTCTCCCGCGGCGGCGAGGGGCCCAGCTTCGAGTTCGAGTTCGCGTTCAACTCGCAGAACTTCTCCGACCGGTTGCTGCGGATAGAGGTGGTCGCCAGTGAAGACGCCGGCGGGCGATCCCTGCCAGAGCCAGACTCGTCGCGCCACGAGGAGAAAG ATACACCACTTTTACGAGTAAAGACAGTTTATATCAATTCAGCTATTCTTGCTGCAAGAAGTCCTTTCTTTCTCAAG CTTTTCTCAAATGGCATGAAAGAATCTGATCAGACACATCCAACACTTAGGATTGCTAATTCAG AGGAAAACGCCGTCATGGAGCTTTTAAGCTTTATGTACAATGGAAAGCTGACAACACCCGAGCCTGCTCGTCTGCTCGACATATTGATGGCCGCTGATAAATTTGAGGTGCTTTCTTGCATGAGGCTTTGCAGTCAGTTGCTTGCAAAGTTGCCTATGACCACAGAATCTGCGCTGCTCTACCTCGACCATGCATGCTCCATTTCAATGGCATCTGAAGTTCATTGTTTGATAGTTAGAGCCAAGAAATTCCTTGCCAACAAATACAAGAACTATACTAA GTTCCAGCACGAACTAATGAACTTCCCTCTTGTTGGGATTGAAGCCATATTTTCAAGTACCGACCTACATGTAACAATTGAAGACAACATATATATGTTCATGCTCACCTGGGCCCGTGCGCGATACCCAGAATTGGAGGAAAGACGCACAATCTTGAGTTCTCATCTACTTCCGCTGGTGCGCTTCAGTCATATGAGTTGTGCAAGACTGCAGAAGGTCCTAACTTGCACCGACGATGATATAGACCATGATCAAGTAAATAAGGTTATCACTACAGTACTTCTGCACAAAGCTTACCCAGCACATGTACATGGTGTTCTTGGAGCAGACGCAACAACTTGTTGGCAATTTGCAGAACGAACTTACATGTGCAAACCGGTAAAAGTTGTTGCGTTTGATGGACCCTGCCCCCAGGTTATAGCTTACTGGGATCTGAAGCGTGAGGAGTGCGCCCGACTCTTTCAGCCAGGACAG ATAATCTCGCACCCGCTCAATCTTGCAGGGCTGGACTTCACGCTCGTAGCAAGATGTAACATCGACCAGCCGAGTGGATTGTACAGTTTTGGCCTCTTCTTAGTCATTATAGAGAAGCTGAAGGGATCTGTGACAGTAGATTATGAGTTTGCTGCAAGGACAAGAGGGTCGGGGAAATTTGTGACCAGGTTTGAGAGTAAGAACACCTTCACTGGTAGTTTGATGATTGGATGCGATGATGTTTTTGGCATTCCATGGAAGATGTTCATTGCTGATGACAACCTCTTCATCGACGACGTGCTGCATCTGAGAGCTGATTGGAGGGTATTGGAGCAACAAGAACTACAAGCTTGA
- the LOC124680304 gene encoding probable protein phosphatase 2C 36, whose product MLGPLLRFLSACGGTSPHAPNAPAPASSDEARDGLLWWRDLARCAAGDLSAALVQANHVLEDQCRLHSAPPLGTLLALFDGHAGHAAARFACDHLLPNLAEAASGPRGVTEAAIRAAFAATEGAFIAQVSAQFESHPDAATVGSCCLLAVVHGRTLFVANLGDSRAVLGRKPNRGGQVVAEQLSSEHNANMEPVREELLAQHPDDPQIVALKHGVWRVKGIIQVSRSLGDAYLKDAKFNTDQIKPKFRVAEPFSRPIMSADPSIVSRTLQPTDSFLILASDGLWEHLSNQEAVEIVHSNPRAGSAKRLIKAALQEAARKREMRYSDLMRIDKKVRRHFHDDITVIVLFFNHDLLAKGNAPVQPLSIRCPLDN is encoded by the exons ATGCTCGGCCCGCTCCTCAGGTTCCTCTCGGCGTGCGGCGGGACCTCGCCCCACGCCCCcaacgcccccgcccccgcctccTCCGATGAGGCCCGCGACGGCCTGCTCTGGTGGCGCGACCTCGCGCGCTGCGCCGCCGGCGACCTCTCCGCCGCCCTCGTCCAGGCCAACCACGTCCTCGAGGACCAGTGCCGCCTCCACTCCGCCCCGCCCCTCGGCACCCTCCTCGCCCTCTTCGACGGCCACGCCGGCCACGCCGCCGCACGCTTCGCctgcgaccacctcctccccaaCCTCGCAG AGGCGGCGTCGGGCCCGCGGGGCGTGACGGAGGCCGCGATCAGGGCCGCCTTCGCGGCCACGGAGGGggccttcatcgcccaagtctccGCCCAGTTCGAGTCCCACccggacgccgccaccgtcggctCCTGCTGCCTCCTCGCCGTCGTGCACGGCCGCACGCTCTTCGTCGCCAACCTGGGCGACTCCCGGGCCGTCCTGGGCAGAAAACCCAACCGCGGCGGCCAGGTCGTCGCCGAGCAGCTCTCCAGCGAGCACAATGCCAACATGGAGCCCGTCAGGGAGGAGCTCCTCGCCCAGCACCCCGACGACCCGCAGATCGTCGCGCTCAAGCACGGGGTATGGAGGGTCAAGGGCATCATACAG GTGTCGCGCTCGTTGGGCGACGCCTACCTGAAGGACGCCAAGTTCAACACGGACCAGATCAAGCCCAAGTTCAGGGTCGCCGAGCCCTTCAGCAGGCCTATAATGAGCGCCGACCCGTCCATCGTCTCCCGCACCCTTCAGCCGACCGACAGTTTCCTCATACTTGCCTCCGATGGCTTGTGGGAGCACCTGAGTAACCAGGAAGCTGTCGAGATCGTTCACAGCAATCCACGCGCT GGAAGCGCAAAGAGGCTCATAAAAGCGGCTCTCCAGGAAGCAGCACGGAAACGTGAGATGCGGTACTCAGACCTCATGAGGATCGACAAGAAAGTCCGCAGGCATTTCCACGACGATATTACTGTCATCGTCTTATTCTTCAATCACGATCTATTAGCAAAAGGAAATGCTCCAGTACAGCCCCTTTCAATCAGATGCCCCTTAGATAACTGA
- the LOC124680303 gene encoding uncharacterized protein LOC124680303, whose product MEPAAASPSASADGGAFLEFVDYAISVLTSSSGGDGDESPPGAGPAPARPPWGWTVAQVLKSCRAYSSGVTAAILLSDLFQSWTEQRKYLTAKKKVEVTNLLNTRSKRRRLPSTITIDSIHEKNFLSPKSVLEAVVINVFVLPGTNIYMLTLGDMWSTSTIDLYLHRRYYSYIGQHCILKKGREVVLTGCCLRTAVEGSGRARILPTEYMVILLDEDQDEDAMLLAAQFCTYSFSSMKQEEGGNDVVYSFYARIEKIESLEPLRCTERKQIVLVDSDGEKINFILWGEQILLANLFSVGSMLALDSPFIASSEESQELCLEYGSATQVYLVPIAQQEEQVLHTPTQVKSQGPRLSCVPIDNMASQVTLPRDLHGSVDFSKYPFRSYVSDLHGKMVGVSLFGTVTSVCKVSASGTTFYLEIEDVTGVALTKLNFIGHWSLGRVGVGHMVYISGLTCTLNKTKILEVSWREKETGSLFVNLSLLPALLNSTCLHSLSLLSDLPHSANRTHICRVRLDHIDCNSLKLPLFHNLCGHVVNEQPDGLYCSFCEVACQNGCTHGFQLHLTIADDSEKVFAWCLGQTAVEFLQISPDEYMELPEDDQAMYLFTLQNESFTVAIANTSKRVDKYAENDKALPAWEITRAQKCE is encoded by the exons ATGGAaccagccgccgcctccccctccgcctccgccgacgGCGGCGCTTTCCTCGAGTTCGTCGACTACGCCATCTCCGtcctcacctcctcctccggggGCGACGGCGACGAGTCCCCACCCGGCGcggggccggcgccggcgcggccgcCGTGGGGGTGGACGGTGGCGCAGGTGCTAAAGTCCTGCCGCGCCTACTCCAGCGGAGTCACCGCCGCCATCCTCCTCTCCGACCTCTTCCAG TCCTGGACAGAACAACGTAAATATCTGACTGCAAAGAAGAAGGTTGAGGTGACTAATCTCTTAAACACAAGGAGTAAGAGGAGGAGGCTTCCCAGTACTATCACAATCGACTCTATCCACGAGAAGAACTTCCTTTCTCCCAAGAGTGTCCTTGAAGCTGTCGTCATCAATGTTtttgttcttcctg GTACAAACATATACATGCTTACCTTGGGAGACATGTGGAGTACATCAACTATTGATCTGTATCTACACCGAAG GTACTACAGTTATATAGGACAACATTGCATCTTGAAGAAGGGTCGAGAAGTTGTGCTCACAGGATGTTGTCTTCGTACAGCTGTGGAGGGATCTGGCCGTGCTCGTATTTTACCGACAGAATACATGGTGATATTACTTGATGAG gatcaagatgaagatgccatgCTACTTGCGGCACAGTTTTGcacatattctttctcctctatgAAGCAAGAGGAAGGCGGAAATGATGTTGTATATTCGTTTTATGCCAG GATTGAGAAGATCGAGTCTTTGGAACCTCTTAGATGTACAGAAAGAAAGCAGATTGTACTAGTAGACAGTGATGGTGAGAAGATAAATTTTATCTTATGGGGAGAGCAGAttttgcttgcaaatcttttcag TGTAGGGAGCATGCTTGCACTGGATAGTCCTTTTATTGCAAGTTCTGAGGAGTCTCAGGAATTGTGCCTTGAGTATGGTAGTGCAACACAGGTTTACTTGGTGCCGATTGCTCAACAGGAGGAACAG GTACTCCACACACCTACTCAAGTAAAGAGCCAAGGACCTCGGCTGTCATGTGTTCCAATTGATAATATGGCTTCACAAGTAACATTACCACGTGATTTGCATGGTTCAGTTGACTTCAGCAAATATCCATTTCGA TCATATGTAAGTGATCTTCATGGTAAAATGGTGGGAGTTAGTCTGTTTGGCACCGTAACAAGTGTTTGCAAAGTAAGTGCGTCTGGGACTACCTTCTATTTGGAGATAGAAGACGTTACTGGAGTTGCTCTGACGAAGCTTAACTTTATTGGACACTG GTCATTAGGTAGAGTTGGAGTTGGTCATATGGTGTATATCTCTGGTCTGACTTGTACCTTGAATAAAACAAAAAT CCTTGAAGTCTCATGGCGTGAGAAGGAGACAGGATCTCTGTTTGTTAACTTGAGCTTGCTGCCGGCCCTGCTGAACTCAACATGCCTGCATAGTTTATCACTCTTGTCAGATCTTCCCCATTCAGCAAACAGGACACAC ATATGCCGTGTTCGACTTGACCACATTGATTGCAACAGTTTAAAGCTGCCCTTATTCCACAATCTATGTGGCCATGTGGTGAATGAACAGCCAGATGGACTGTACTGTTCCTTCTGCGAAGTCGCCTGCCAGAATGGATGCACACATGGCTTTCAGTTGCACTTGACCATTGCAGACGACAGCGAGaaggtctttgcatggtgtcTCGGGCAAACGGCTGTAGAGTTCCTTCAAATATCTCCAGATGAATATATGGAACTCCCTGAG GATGATCAGGCAATGTACCTCTTCACTCTGCAGAACGAGAGTTTCACGGTGGCCATCGCGAACACCAGCAAACGGGTTGACAAGTACGCCGAGAATGACAAGGCACTTCCGGCGTGGGAGATCACGAGAGCCCAGAAATGCGAATGA